AGCCGaaattgtggagctcctacattacatgtcattgtacacacgtgtatatgtgctgcacatgacggtattaaggcctcaacatgaccgccagtccagcctgtgcccacagtaatgccagtatagatctgtctcttctcaccttgtgatgtgcgtggccggtagtcctccatcatgacctcctcgtacagatccttgtgtccttctagatactcccactcctccatggagagatagacagtgacatactgacaccttataggaacctgacacacacaatgatacagtcattacccagacacctccagtgctgttactggagaatttcccagcattcccagcagtgtcacctctccagtcagcagctcagtcatcttgtagatcagttctaagatcttctcatgtatcccggagtgagggggaggctctgtgatgggactactgctccatcctcctgactcatggatgatgggagtcgtacagtcacccgatgtcttcttcactattgtgtactcctgtgtatggagagagaca
This Rhinoderma darwinii isolate aRhiDar2 unplaced genomic scaffold, aRhiDar2.hap1 Scaffold_3279, whole genome shotgun sequence DNA region includes the following protein-coding sequences:
- the LOC142704367 gene encoding oocyte zinc finger protein XlCOF29-like; translation: MDKHRNEMSRRILDFTLEIIYLLSGEEYTIVKKTSGDCTTPIIHESGGWSSSPITEPPPHSGIHEKILELIYKMTELLTGEVTLLGMLGNSPVTALEVSG